A section of the Deinococcus sp. KNUC1210 genome encodes:
- a CDS encoding TetR/AcrR family transcriptional regulator, translating to MVKKATSNIARPTDLRADAAENRQRIIDAARTAFAENGLQIPMDEIARRAGVGDATLYRRFPTREALIAECLAPRMAEYLAAIEEARALPDAWNGLCLFVEQACALQADDQGLTDVLSGTFPVHAALEAQHDQAYRGYVELIGRAQEQGTLRGDFVPGDLVLLLMANAGVVQATRDTAPKSWRRFVALLLDGFRTEGAHALPEAPTAAELRQALRKRTP from the coding sequence ATGGTCAAAAAAGCAACGTCCAACATCGCCCGCCCGACCGATCTGCGTGCCGACGCTGCCGAGAACCGACAGCGCATCATCGACGCCGCGCGTACCGCGTTCGCCGAGAACGGGCTCCAGATCCCGATGGACGAAATTGCACGGCGGGCAGGGGTTGGAGACGCCACGCTGTATCGCCGATTTCCGACTCGGGAAGCGCTCATCGCCGAATGTCTCGCGCCGCGCATGGCCGAATATCTGGCAGCAATCGAAGAAGCGCGGGCGCTGCCCGATGCCTGGAACGGCCTGTGTCTGTTCGTCGAGCAGGCGTGTGCATTGCAGGCTGACGACCAGGGCCTGACCGACGTCCTGTCCGGAACCTTCCCTGTCCACGCGGCATTGGAGGCTCAGCACGACCAGGCATACCGAGGATACGTTGAGCTGATCGGTCGCGCACAGGAACAGGGGACGCTGCGAGGTGATTTCGTACCGGGAGACTTGGTGCTGCTGCTGATGGCGAACGCAGGTGTGGTGCAGGCCACGCGTGACACCGCCCCCAAGTCCTGGCGACGATTCGTGGCGCTGCTGCTGGACGGTTTTCGAACAGAAGGTGCCCATGCTCTCCCGGAAGCCCCGACAGCAGCGGAACTGAGGCAGGCTCTTCGAAAGCGCACTCCCTAG
- a CDS encoding SDR family NAD(P)-dependent oxidoreductase, whose translation MPTITVVGAGPGLGLAIARRFGREGFNVALLARTREKLDTLVAELATEGITAAGFTADILDPSTVAPAFEAMKERFGSVDVFEFSPAPHSPISGFSMDGPLDVTYDNLQPQLEYYLYGAITAAQQVLPAMLEAGKGTLLFTTGGGSISPSPIMGNVNAAQAALRNWVLNVHQVVAKRGVYAAHVAISAWIGQTPGAEPSTIAELYWDLYIAQTQAEAVFTVPVNPDASAAHAS comes from the coding sequence ATGCCAACCATTACGGTCGTCGGTGCAGGACCCGGTCTTGGCCTAGCCATCGCCCGCCGCTTCGGGCGAGAAGGGTTCAACGTTGCCCTTCTCGCCCGCACCCGGGAGAAACTCGACACCCTGGTCGCCGAACTGGCCACAGAAGGCATCACCGCCGCTGGATTTACCGCCGACATCCTTGACCCCTCAACAGTCGCCCCGGCGTTCGAGGCTATGAAAGAGCGGTTCGGATCCGTGGATGTCTTCGAGTTCTCGCCCGCTCCTCACAGCCCCATTTCCGGCTTCTCCATGGATGGGCCTCTCGACGTAACGTACGACAACCTTCAGCCACAATTGGAGTACTACCTGTACGGCGCGATCACCGCCGCGCAGCAGGTGCTCCCAGCCATGCTGGAGGCTGGAAAGGGAACCCTCCTCTTCACAACGGGCGGTGGTTCGATCAGCCCGTCTCCCATCATGGGAAACGTCAACGCCGCACAGGCCGCACTGCGCAACTGGGTGTTGAACGTCCACCAGGTCGTTGCAAAACGTGGAGTCTACGCGGCGCATGTGGCCATCAGTGCCTGGATCGGGCAGACGCCCGGCGCGGAGCCCAGCACCATCGCGGAGCTCTACTGGGACCTGTATATCGCCCAGACGCAGGCAGAGGCTGTCTTCACTGTCCCGGTCAACCCGGATGCCAGCGCCGCTCACGCCAGCTGA
- a CDS encoding DEAD/DEAH box helicase, translated as MTVRLLLINRSVLLTAPTGREKTHAALKAARVSVAQSHTVLMIVPLKALVAEIQASWQAALPEAVVAHDTRDQRRHVPYRNANILLMTPERLDVCTRAWRRHHRWMARVNLVIVDEVHLMHDEHRGAAGGGTDSAASGHAAD; from the coding sequence GTGACCGTGCGTCTTTTGCTGATAAACCGAAGTGTGCTGCTCACTGCGCCCACAGGCAGGGAGAAGACGCACGCGGCCCTGAAAGCCGCCCGTGTCTCCGTCGCCCAGAGCCACACGGTGCTGATGATCGTGCCGCTCAAAGCTCTCGTCGCCGAGATTCAAGCATCATGGCAGGCTGCGCTGCCGGAGGCGGTCGTCGCACACGACACCAGGGATCAACGCCGACACGTGCCGTACCGGAACGCGAACATTCTCCTGATGACGCCAGAGCGTCTGGATGTGTGCACACGGGCCTGGCGTCGACATCACCGCTGGATGGCCCGCGTCAATCTGGTGATCGTGGACGAAGTGCATCTGATGCATGACGAACACCGGGGCGCGGCTGGAGGCGGGACTGATTCGGCTGCGAGTGGTCACGCCGCTGATTGA